CATGAGTATAAGACATGACTTCTTCAAATACAAGGACTAACAAAAGATTACGAAAAGAACATTAAGACTCAAATGGATAGCAACGACTTTCATTTATATgagtaattttcattttttcttctcATTCTATTTTTATCTACATATTTAAGAAAATTGCAAGAGaaattttctttctaatttgGTAGTTTTCTAGGCAAagaataatttctttttaatgtcATTTTAACCTGAGCTTAAATagaatcaaatgaaaatagtaaTAATTCACCAATTTTTACTTGGTATAACCCCCAAAGTTTAGGGTACCAATTTTTTCCCCAATTAAAATATTGAGGACGATTCATTTTTCATTTGCTAGTTATTGTTTGGACAAAAATCAACCAAACAGATGAACAAGTCCAATGTTGCAATTGACTATATGATACAAAAAGGCAATTACTATATACCCTCATGACTTGGCTCAACTCTTTTCACCTTCATGTGCAAAGACAGTAAGTTTTGATAAAATCTTTCTTCATGAAAATCACAAAAAGGCAATTACTATATACCCTCATGACTTGGCTCAATATTTCCGTCCCACTTTATGAAGGCTCTATAGAATTGTAAGGTCCCTAGTAACTGTAGAGACTTTGTAAAGACTCGTACCCTTGCCCTTAAAAGACTCAACGCTATGTATAGAGTTCAGAAAGTGAATCCCTCCACTGCCCAAAGCCTGCACTGGGGCTCCTTATGTAAGAGGGGAGGGACTCTGAGAGGATAGTTAGTTAATAATTTGTTAACTACTTCCTTGTGTGTACAGAATCTGGATAATTATTTTCTTGCTCTTGGAGGACTCAGCACAATGGAGTTCAGAAATTATCGAGACTCAACAATGTGTACAGCTACTTCCTTCTATTTTAAAGTTCATGATTAAAGAGATTCTGTTTCGGAAAGATTCAATTTTGAAGTCCATAGACAAAAGAAGATTAGAAGACTTTTGCTAGAAAAGATTAAATATGTGCACAGATTTGAAATAGTATTTCCTCTACCTACATGGTCCTGTCAACCATTCAAGAAGCATCCATACTAAACAGGAAATCATCATGATTCCTTTTAATTGAATCTAGCAATTGTTAGGCTCTAACTATTTTCCCTTCATAATTTTCCCACATAGTCAGTGGACCaaagagagaaaaggaaaaaagccACATATGTATCTAAAATTCATCTGAATACGGTCCTTATTACTCAATCCTGAGAACCATGTCAAGCACATAACTTTAACAATTATCACAATGACAAGAATGGACTTAGTAGCATCAACATTACTCTTTCATGCAATTCTAAGCCTTCCCTAGAGTAGACGTACATTTCACTCTAAATTATACATGCTTGGCTGGCTATTTATTAACCACTTAACTGGATGCTCTAGGAAATATGTAATACTGCCCTCAAAATGATATTGTTTTGAAACCTAAGGTTAGCAGATTAGATGTTCAACATTTACCCCACTTACAGCTTCTGTATTGGGAATAGGGTCCATGCACGAACACTAATATACATAGAATTTGagatcttataatatactatcaTCACCATTAGATAGAAGCGAAGTACATAAAAACATCATAAAGAGTTGGTACTTGCCTTTTTTGCACGTTTTATGGCAACTATCTGCCCATCTTCTAGTTTTGCTTTGTAGACAGTTCCAAAACCTCCTTCGCCTATGCGGAGAGCTGGTGAGAACTCCTGAGTTGCCCTAACTACTTGGCTCATGTTAAGATGAACAGATCCAAGCCGTTTAAGTTTTGGAGATGGAGAATATCTAGGACTAGGTGGTACCCGAAGTGGACTGGCTAGAATTTTCTCATGAGCAGAGTTCATTGCTTCAATGGTGGAGGCTAAATGCACTGTAAGAAAAGATTAATAACTCACATTTCAAGTAAATTTGAAATTCGCCAGGTCATGTCAAAGAGCAATGCCTTCGTGAAAGAAAGACAAACAAGTACACAATTTTAACATACTGTATGCATTTATATATCGAGAAGAGAGAGTGACTGAAGACTGAGTGAAAAGGCacatatgaaaaattaaaaaaaaaaaaaacttctttgATATGGCCATTCTTAGGGGAGAACAAAACTTCTAAATTGAGTTGTCAATCtcaatttaaccttttaaaggCCTCAATAGGACATGGGACACATGACATTCCATAAGTAACAATACTCCtattctatcaaaagaaaagtaacAATACTCCTAATTACCATGAAATGCAAAAGAATTCAGGTAGAACCAACGACTCACCTGATTGTTGTTCTTCTGTAAGTTTTTGAACAGAACGTCTCCTCTTTCGATAGAAACAAGGACAGAGGACACCACAACATAAAATGAAAGTTCCAGTTACTGCAATTCCAATGTTTCTGGGTGTTGCAAAAGATTTCGGATCTTCTTTTGCTCTCTGAGGAAGATATTGTCCATCTTTAAGATTAATGTGTTCCTCCTTCCGCTCTTTTAACAGTTTCCTTGATACTTTAACTCTTATACCAGCTGCAAAAAAGTTACACTCCAATTACATATACACCGTGTAAAGTCAGCCAGAACATATCTGAAGTTGACAAATTGGGAAATATGAACTAAACATTTCACGATTGAAGTTTTAAAATGAAAACCAAACTATAAAGTGCTTACAGAATGAATTATCCCAACGGCCATCATCACTTCCCCTCGAATTCTCAAATATGCAAGGATATCCACGCAAGAACTGCAGTAGCTTACAGAACACAATTTTGTCCATAGGAATCCCATTCATGAAATAACAATGGTCACAACCTTTCGAAACTGAACAGGGAATCTGATTACCTCTTGAACCCCCTGATTCCATCATAAATTCAGAAGCAAATACTCCTGACGATTGCACCAACAAAACGGCCGTAATGGAAGCCATTATCGACGACATAACAAGAAGAAAAGCCATCTTTAAAACCCAAACACTACAAAAGCTATAAGACTATTTAAATCAATTCATTCCATCCCGATCATCAAGCTGAGCCGAATCCTGTGTCAGTTCATATCCAAATTTCAACAAACCGAGTTCAGTCATTCGCCAGCACAGTAAGCGAAAAAGCCAAATTCTATGATGCCCAGTTGATCAAATGACTAAAACAACCCAACAGACTCATAAGGAAAAAACGAGGTCAACAAAATGAAAGGATGAATTAAGTATGACTTCAAACAGCATCCAGTGAGAAAAGTCGCGCGAGCTCTATTTCCCTTGGTGCCAGCAAAATCCCATCAAAATTCAGTCCATCAAAGTACCTCCCAGTAGTTCCACATCAGCAAAGGCAAGTCGAAGTCGGAGAAGCAATTGAAGTTACGATCAGAGGCATCGCCGgcgaagaaaagaaaaaaaattggataagaaggaattgaaaaatggaagaaTCATGGAGAGAAATCCGGTGGGAAGGATGAAGAGAGTTGAATTTGGTTGAAGAAGGGGAAGTCAGAGTCAACCTTTTTGCAAAAGAATGGGGTTGGACAAAGTTGACTGCTCACAGAGACACCATTTCCCCAAGAAATGAAGAGATcctctatttcttcttctttacttgTTTTTCCCTAATATAAactcaattattattattattattattattattattattattattattattatttctattattattattattattaatcatCATCTTTAAcatctttattttaaaattttaggttATGGAATCCAATTTAGCGGTAAAAATGTCAAATTCGTTcgttatcttttatttttaaaaattaagtatattttcgatccatctcttattattcattgttttcgtctttcttcaataaaatggttaaattcttaactaaatgtaaaaaataacaaatttttaggttttttcttagttctcaaaatttgacttagtttttttaagaacatcgatagaaatttaaataccaaaataagaaatttaaagGTGTAAATTATGTGTAATATAAAAATTATGAACGAATAGGAAttataaacta
The sequence above is drawn from the Cucumis melo cultivar AY chromosome 2, USDA_Cmelo_AY_1.0, whole genome shotgun sequence genome and encodes:
- the LOC103487406 gene encoding calmodulin-binding receptor-like cytoplasmic kinase 3 codes for the protein MAFLLVMSSIMASITAVLLVQSSGVFASEFMMESGGSRGNQIPCSVSKGCDHCYFMNGIPMDKIVFCKLLQFLRGYPCIFENSRGSDDGRWDNSFSGIRVKVSRKLLKERKEEHINLKDGQYLPQRAKEDPKSFATPRNIGIAVTGTFILCCGVLCPCFYRKRRRSVQKLTEEQQSVHLASTIEAMNSAHEKILASPLRVPPSPRYSPSPKLKRLGSVHLNMSQVVRATQEFSPALRIGEGGFGTVYKAKLEDGQIVAIKRAKKEQFENSRTDFGSEVELLSKIDHRSLVKLLGYVDHGNERLIITEYVGNGTLREHLDGVHGKVLDFNQRLEIAIDIAHGLTYLHLYAEKQIIHRDVKSTNILLTESMRAKVADFGFARLGTLGTEQTHISTQVKGTVGYLDPEYMKTYQLTTKSDVYSFGILLVEILTGRRPLEVKRPPEERVTIRWAFNKYSEDKFLETLDPLMEETVDADIVIKMFELAIQCAAPVRADRPDMKLVGEQLWAIRADYISQKKDKARLP